TACATATTGTTTAACAATTTCAGAGTAGAAGAAATTCCCCCCGTTTTTATATCGATAACCACCATTGTAGGCAACAGCGATAGGGTTACTATATTTCACCATAGCACCGGTCGTATTTCCAAGTGATGGCGCAACAACCGTTTTAGAATACAGATCTGCCACCGGTAATGAATGCTGTTTATTGTTAGATGCTAACCAGCGAAGGTAAGCTCGTCCAAAATTATATGATTGAACAATGGCACTTAAATCTGTAATTCCATTTTTCTTCGCATCATCAAAAGCACCCTTTAAATGCTTCACTCCGTAATAAATTGAATCTTTCGGGTTTTTAATTGTATTCATTGCCCACCCTTGTGATTCACTGGATTGCATAATATCAGGTGTCGTTTCAGAATTCCCTCCACTTTCCACCATAATAATTCCAAGCACGTAAGGAACTAACTCAGGTACACCTTGTGCAGAACATTCGCTTTCTACCATTGATTGCCAACGTAACACCTGTTGTGGCAAATTCTTTGTTTTGACTGAAGCAGCTAATAAACTCATCATTAAACATCTCCTTATTTTTCTATTATTTTCGCCTGTAAAACTACTACTTTACTAAATATAACTAGAAGCTAAAGACCTATTAATCCATCAAATCACTTCATATTACTCACCTTCTTTCACATCAAAAAGAGCAACCATAAAAATAGTTGCCCTTTCGTCGAAATCTTATATTACTACTATAAATCACTTTTTCAATACTTTCTGTACACTGCATGTATCCTACAAAAAGGTAACACTAAAATCCATCTAAAAACTTGACAATCTTCCTTATTTCAGCATGTTTTCGGCGTATATAGCCTGTACTATAATGTAATTCAAACGCAATTTGCTCTAAAGTCATTCCATCAACATATTTCATTTTAAGTATTTGATGATCCAGTCCTGTAAACTTATTAATCAAAAGCTTTAAATCATACTCCTCATTCATTTTATGAGCTAATTCATATTCAATTGCTTCAATCCGCCCTTCTACCTTAGCCCCTTCCGATTCAGCCGTTAATCGTACATTTTGCAAATCACCGCTAATCCAACGCTTCAATTCGGCTTTTGATTTATCTAAGTTGTATTCTAAATAAGCAATTTCTTCTTCTAACTTCTTATAATCTTTGAGCCATTCGAACACTTACTGATTCACCCACTTCCGTTCTTTTTACAAAGTCTCTTAATACTAATTTAATAGCATGAATATGCTTATTAGCCTTTTCAATCTTTATTGCTTGTAAATCATCTAGCATTTTTTCTTATGACCTATATTTATTTAACACTTCTTGTAATCTCTCACGCTCTTCATCAGTAGACTGCACGGTTTTTCTTTCCTCTTCTAGATTTGTTGATTCATCATCTTTATATAACCAATCGGGTACAATCTCTTTTCTATTTGAATACTTCCTACCTGTCCCGTTATATTTCTTTTTCTTGCTCATTTCGAAACGTCTATCTAGTATAGCCACATCAACTAATGTTTTAACTTCTTGCTCCTTCCAATTCCTCAATATAGCCTTAATGTAGTTCCATCTTGGCGCATTCTCATCAACAGCTTTATTAATTGCATGCTGAATTAACTCCCCACTAAACAAATTACAAAAGCTCCCCAACTCTGCAATTGCAATTTCACTTAACGGAATGCCCATCCCCTTAATAAAGTTACAACTTACTTTAACCCTCTCATTGATGAATACACGAGATTCTAATTGATCCATATCATCATAATCATTATTATTTCGTTTATTAGTATTTAGTCTATTAGTATTTAGTAGTTTCTGATTTTCCTCATATGGCTTTACCACATCTTGGTTTTCCATTTGTGGCATGTCCCTTTGTGGCGTTTCGTAAATTTCCGTATCCCACCTTGCAATTTTTTTCGTATTCCCATCACGAACAGGATAACGTTTTACATAACCTAATTCTTTTAATTCCTTAAAACCTGTACGGAGCGAATCTTCTCCATCCTTAGCATGTCGAGCTAATTCACTAATATGAAAAGTCCAATCGTCTGGTAATGTAAGCGCATAGGCTAAGATTCCTTTCGCTTTCCATGACAACCTTTCATCTTTTAAACCAGTATTATTTATAACGGAATAATTACTATCTTTTTTCACTCGAATAATCCCCATACTAGCCACCTCATAAATTCTCAAAAACGGTATTCAATGTTATACTTATCTAGAGATATTTTTTCTTATAGAATCCGCTGCAACGGATTCTTTTCTTATGCATTCATTCAAAACAATCATGCTATCCATATCTATTTTCTTCTAAACCTCTCTTATTCCTCAAGTTCAACATCCACTTGAATTTCGATATTCATTGGAATTTCTTGTGTTATACGAATCACATTTTGACTCATTCCTTTTTGAATAAGCTTTCTAACCTGCTCTTTTGCATCTTCTTTTGTTTTAAATTCACTGACAGTTGGTAACCCTGCTAAACTGCTAGTAATTACTAAAATCTTTCTTTGCATGTTCTTTCCTCCTACTGAATGTCTGCCATATTTATTTGTGAGTTTTTAACTGTAATTTCTTCATTTAAAACAGTTGGAATTGAATATTCTTCATTAATCATTTGTATTGCTCTATCCAAATGATAACGTTTAATAGCTTTATAACTATTCACACCAAATTCCCGATGTAACTGACTATAAATATCTCTATATAACTTCCTTCTAAGGCCGATATCCTGATAAGAATTTGAATTTTTACCTCCCAATAACATAACACCTAAGCTTTTTACAGCCCTTGTTATCTCTTCACACTCGATAGCATAAAGCGGCGTATTTTCTCGCAAACCCTTCACCTCAGACTTTATCTCTTGTATCTGCTGAGTATGTCCTTCTAACGCAGCAAATGTTAACTTTAAAACCCCCATTGGGTCCTTTGGCACATTTTGTTGATTTTGTATATATTGCTTCATTCGTTTGAACTCTTTCATAAATTTAATTTTCATTCCAACCGCTTCTCTACTGGTATATCCCATAACAAGTAACGTGAATGCTTCTTCTGTTAAATCATATTTAGGGATTCGCCTATTCTTTGAATTAAAATAAGTGGACTCGTGAAAATTTTCTCCTCCAAACTCTTCACCTACATATACAATTTGTTTTCGAATTTCCTTCAAAACGTCGAAGTGATTTTTTTTGAATATCTTCGCAATTACCAAACTATCCGTTACTACTTTGCCATTAACTTCAAATACTAATGAACTATGTACTGATGAGTCAATTAATTGCCCCATCCTCATCTCCTCCTCACTACTAATTTTGGACTATCTTTATTGCATTGAGATAATTTCGCACTACGCATAATTCTTTACTTTCTTTTTACAAATTAACTAGTTATCAGAATTTAAATTAAATACTTTGATATGAACCCTCTTACTAAATCATCATTCAATAATTCGATTATAGGGTTACATTTTAAGTAAATTTCCTCCGATTTCAATTCGCTTCATTTTCTTCAAATTCAAAAAGATATTCCAAACTATGTTCTGGAAAAAAAGTTTTCTTAATTTCAAAAGCTTCATCATAATAAAAACGAAATTTACCATTTATTTTGTCGCTCACTGTTGCGTGGCGAAGTTTCAGATGCGAAGAAATTTGTGTAATCATAATTCTTTTTCTCGCCATCTCTGCACGCAAATTCGGATACATTTACTCACCACCTGTTTTTCGTACGATATTGCGTTCATTTCCATTTAAATATAAACTCAATTTCGTATTTAGTCAACAAAAAAACGTATTTAAATACTCAATTTCGTATTTAGTCAACAAAAAAACGTATTTAAACACTCAATTTCGTATGCTTTTCTATTTACTAACAATTTTAGTTAGGTTATGATATATACAGAAATACGCAATATCGTATACATTTTAATAAGAAAGATGGTGAAAGTAATGAAAAAAGCAGAGGTTGTAACACGCTTAATAAAAGAAGCTGGCTATAGTAAAAGAGCCTTCGCCGAAAAAATAGGTCTCCCCCCCACAACACTGCAATCCATGTTATCAAGAGGGATTGGTAAAGCATCTGTTGATAATGTCATAAAAGTTTGTAAGGGATTAGGAATCACTACTGATGATTTAGAAAGACTCGCAACTCAAGAGGACAATACTGTTAAAGAAGAAGTTTCTATTTATGAAACCATCCAAAACGATCAATCAAACATTATTTACATTCCTATCATTGGTTCTGTAGCAGCCGGTACACCCATACTCGCTGAAGAAAATATCGAAGGCTATTTACCCATGCTAAGTACATTTTTAAACAAGCGTAAAAAGTATTTTTATCTTACTGTAAAAGGCACTAGCATGAATCTCGAATTCCCTGATGGTTCTTATGTTTTAGTAGAGGAAACTCCTTATGTTGAAAACGGACAAATTGCTGTTGTAAAAGTCAATGGTTATGATGCTACCGTGAAAAAGATTTCAAAATCCGGAAGCATCATTACTTTAATACCATTGAGTAATGACCCTATCCACGAACCAAAAACTTACGACCTTTCAGCTGAAGATGTAAAAATAATTGGTCGCGTTGTACAGGCAGTAAAGAATTATTAAGTTTTAGCACAAGTGATTAAAAAAGATAAAATCAATTCTTTTGAAAAGATTTTCTTAGTAACATGATTCAAAATAACCAAAAACAATCCATTATCTAGTAGTTAACATATCCAATAACTTCACTAAAAAAGCCCTGATACCGTAGTATCAAGGCTTTTTCATTTCACAAATTATATAAAACTTACATTTATCTGATAATGTTTTTCTATGATATCACTACTTGTTATTAATTATTGGCTTTTATGTGGCTGTTTTTCATTTTGCAACCACATAAAATTGTAATAATAGGGAATTAAAAAACCCTTGATACGAGTTGTATCAAGGGTTCAAGCCTCTTAGTAAAGAGACATATATTGATCGCGTTCCCATTGGTGAACTTGTGTTCTAAAAATATCCCACTCAATCTCTTTCGCTTCGATGAAGTGCTCAAGTAAGTGTTCTCCTAGTGCACCGCATACTACTTCATTAGATTGTAATGTAACTAATGCTTGCGCTAATGTTGCTGGTAAGTCAACGATACCTGCTTCTTCGCGCTCTTCTTTTGTCATTACATAGATGTTACCTCCTCTACTGCTGCTGGTGGAGTTAATTTGTTTTTAATTCCATCAAGACCTGCAGCTAATAATGTAGCCATTACTAAATATGGGTTTGCAGCTGGGTCAACACTACGTACTTCTACGCGTGTACTAATACCACGAGATGCAGGGATACGTACTAACGGGCTACGGTTTTGTGCAGACCATGCTACGTAACAAGGTGCTTCATATCCAGGTACTAGACGTTTGTATGAGTTTACAGTTGGGTTTGCTATCGCTGTAAATGCTGGTGCATGTTTTAAAATACCTGCGATGAAGTGACGAGCATCATCACTTAATTGTAAGTCACCGTTTGCATCAAAGAATACGTTCTCACCATTTTTAAATAATGATAAGTTACAGTGCATACCTGAACCGTTCACACCGTATAGTGGTTTTGGCATAAACGTTGCGTGTAAACCATGTTTACGAGCAATTGTTTTTACAACAAGTTTGAATGTTTGAATGTCATCACATGAGCGAATTGCATTTGCATATTTAAAGTCAATTTCGTGCTGTCCTGGAGCAACCTCATGGTGAGATGCTTCAATTTCAAATCCCATTTCTTCAAGTTCAAGAACGATATCACGACGACAGTTTTCCCCTAGATCCATCGGCGCAAGGTCGAAGTATCCACCGTTATCGTTTAGTTCTAATGTTGGATTTCCTTTTTCATCCACCTTAAATAGGAAGAATTCTGGCTCTGGTCCAAGATTGAAGTCTGAAAATCCTAAAGCTTCCATTTCTTTTAACACACGTTTTAAGTTGTTACGTGGGTCTCCATCAAATGGAGTGCCATCTGCATTGTAAATATCACAGATTAGTCGAGCTACTTTACCTTTTTCAGCTGTCCAAGGGAAAATTACCCAAGTGTCTAAATCAGGATATAAATACATATCAGACTCTTCAATACGTACGAAACCTTCAATCGAAGATCCATCAAACATCATTTTGTTATCAAGAGCTTTCGTTAATTGTCTCACTGGAATCTCTACGTTTTTAATTACCCCTAAAAGGTCCGTAAATTGTAAACGGATATACTTTACATTCTCTTCTTTCGCCAAACGGAAAATATCTTCTTTTGTGTATCTAGACATTATAAATTCCTCCTTAGTCCCTCTAATCGCCTTCAGAATCAGTTATCTTTAGTGAAAAAATCTTGAAATGTCACCTTGTCGCAATGAAGTTCGATTGAATCTACCTGTATGTTGTAGTTCATCTCGAAGTATTTTGCGAAGCTCAGTTTTTGAAATTTCTTTCGTTTCTTCTTTTACTTTCACTGCTTCTGTTTGATTTTCTTTCATTAGTAACACTTGTTTAATACCAGCCATATTCAGGCCTTGATCTAACAAATCTTTAATTTCTAACAACTTATCTACATCGTTAAATGAAAACAATCTACGATTCCCCTTTGTACGGGTTGGAGAAACAAGATTATGCTCTTCATAGTAGCGAATTTGACGTGCAGACAATTGTGTTAAATCCATAACAATACCAATTGGAAACAGCGGGGCAGAACGTCTATCTTCTTTCATTTTTCAGTTCCTCCTTCGCCTTAACTGCTTCTCATTTTATAACATGTTATGTTTAGTGTCAATAGATGTTAGCTTTTCTTACATGATTTTTTTATAAATTTTTTCATTCTTTTTTCTAATCGCATAAATCGTTACTTTTATACGAAAAAAGCTGCCGATATCGACAGCTCCCCATTAAGAAATTGTTAATAAATTCTTTTCAATCAATTCGTCAATTGCAGAACAAATCGCAATTTTAACATGCGAATACGTTAAGCCACCTTGCACATATGCAACATACGGTGGTCTAATTGGACCATCAGCAGACAATTCAATACTTGCACCTTGAATAAATGTTCCCGCCGCCATGATTACATCATCTTCATAACCTGGCATATAGTTTGCATACGGAGTAAAATGCGAATTAATTGGAGATGCATATTGAATCGCTTGGCAGAAGGCAATCATACGGTCTTTATCATCAAATTGAACAGATTGAATTAAGTCTGTTCTTGGCGCATTCCACGCTGGTGACGTGTTCATTCCTAACTTTTCTAAAAACGCAGCTGTAAAAATTGCACCTTTCAGCGCTTGTCCTGCAACATGTGGCGCTAAGAAGAACCCTTGATACATTTCTTGCAGACTGTATAAAGACGCTCCAGCTTCCGCACCAATTCCCGGAGATGTTAAACGATATGCACACGCTTCAACATACTGTTCTTTCCCGACAATATAACCGCCAGTTTTAACAATTCCGCCGCCCGGGTTTTTAATAAGCGAACCCGCCATTAAATCTGCACCAACATGACATGGCTCTTGCTCTTCAATAAACTCACCATAACAGTTATCTACAAACACAACAACATCAGGTTTAATTTCTTTAACAAACGCGATCATCTCTTTAATTTGAGAAATAGTAAACGATGGACGAGTAGCATAACCTTTCGAACGCTGAATACCGATCATTTTCGTATTACTATGAATCGCTGCTGCAACAGCTTCAAAATCAACAAGCCCACCTTCAGTTAGCGGAACTGCATTGTAACCAATATTATATTCTTTAAATGAACCTACACCTTTCCCACGCACGCCAACGATTTCCTCTAACGTATCATACGGTTTTCCAGTGATGTACAATAACTCATCTCCTGGACGTAAAATACCGAATAACGCTGTAGAAATAGCGTGAGTACCTGAAATAATTTGCGGACGAACAAGTCCAGCTTCCGCTCCAAACACATCAGCATACACTTTTTCTAACGTATCACGGCCAATATCATCATAACCATAACCTGTCGTCGGGATAAAATGCGAGTCACTAATTTTATGTTTACCAAAACTTTCTAATACACGAAACTGATTACTTTCAATTACTTCATCCGCACGTTTATGTACTTCTGTAATCTGACTCTCTACTTCTTTTACGATTGGAGCAATTTTTTCTCCATTTTTCAAACGATCAAACATTTTTATTTTCTCCTTCTTCCACTAAAAATCTCTTTAATTGCACATTAAGCGATGAATGAGTAAAAATATACCCTGCACAATCATATACAAATTTATCTTCCAGAAACTCCATCTTTGCTAATAGCGTTTCCGTCTTTAAAAGCGTTAATAACTTACCTTCACTCGGAGGGATTTCTACTCGATAACGATCCATTTCTTTCTTCATTTTCATTTCTATCGCTTCTTTTATACGCAATACATCACTTTCTTCAAAAGCACTAGTCATTAAGAAATCACTTTTCGGAAACGGAATAAAGTTTTGATGTAATTCATCTTTTTTATTATATAACGTAATAATAGGAATATGATTAATTTCAAGTTCTGATAATAATCGTTTTACTGTTTTTTCATGCCCTATGTAGTTAGGATCCGCAGAATCAACTACATGTAAAATGACATCTGCTTCCCCCGCTTCTTCCAGTGTCGAACGAAAAGCAGCGATTAATGAAGTGGGTAAATCTTGTATAAAACCAACAGTATCGGTTAGTAATACTGTATAACCAGAAGGTAACGGCATCTTCCTCGTCGTTGGGTCTAATGTTGCAAACAGAAGGTTTTCTTCAAACGTATCAGCTTCCGTTAATCTATTAAACAGTGTCGATTTCCCTGCATTTGTATACCCTATTAACGAAACTTGAAATACTTTATTATCTTTTCTTCTCTCACGATATCTTTTTCGATGTTCCACAACAACTGCAAGTTGTTTCTTTATTTCATCAATACGGGATCGAATATGACGACGATCCGTCTCTAATTTCGTCTCACCCGGTCCTCTCGTTCCAATACCACCACCAAGACGCGATAAGGACAATCCTTGCCCCATAAGACGCGGCATTGTATATTGCAACTGAGCTAATTCTACTTGAAGCTTACCTTCCCTCGACTTCGCACGTTGCGCAAAAATATCCAGTATTAGTTGCGTTCGATCAATTACTCTCGCATCTAATACTGAGGATAAATTCCGAATTTGACTCGGCGTTAATTCATTATTAAATACAATAACATCCGGCTCTAATTCTTCAGTTAACATTGTAAGCTCTTCTAATTTCCCTTTACCTATGTAAGTTGCCGGATGAAACTTTGGTCGTTTTTGCGTTGTTGACACTAACAATTCTGCTCGTGCAGTCTTCGCTAGTGATGCAAGCTCTTTCATGGAATGCATAAATTTTTCATCATCATCTTGTGGCAATTGACAGCCTACTAATATGACTTTTTCTTTTTCTTCCATCAAATATGTTCACTCATCCTTTTCGAAATTTAAACCTTCTAATATAATAGCAGAGGAAGCACATTTCATCTAGTTAGCGGGGGAGAAAATTCATGGCATGGGAGATTTTTAGCATCATAGGCACAATCGCTTTCGCACTAAGCGGAGCCATTATTGCAATGGAAGAGGATTATGATATTTTCGGGGTGTATATTTTAGGAATGGCAACCGCATTTGGGGGAGGTGCCCTTCGTAATTTATTAATCGGTTATCCGATTGTCGCGTTTTGGCAACAAGACATGTTATTCCAAATCGCACTTTTATCAATGACTATTATTTTTCTTTTTCCAAATAAGTTAATTAGACATTGGAAAAAGTGGGAAAATATCACTGACGCTATCGGCTTATCAGCATTTGCTGTACAAGGAGCATTATATGCCCAAAAATTAAATTTACCAATTAGCGCCACAATTGTAGCAGCTGTTTTAACTGGTATCGGCGGCGGTATCATTCGCGATCTTTTAGCCCGCAGAAAACCTCTCGTTCTTCGAGCTGAAGTATATGCCTTTTGGACAATTTTAGCAGGTTTCTTAATTGGCGCTCAAATTATTGTTAGCGATTGGGCTCTTTACATTTTATTCATTTTAATTGTTTGCTTCCGCATGGTTTCTATTCATTACAAATGGCATTTACCGCACAGACGTATCGAAACGAAAGAACGTTCAATGCATAAATAGCAATCTAACCTCTTTACATATCGTAAAGAGGTTTTTCTTTTCTAACGATTTTTTCTTTATATAATGTTTATACTAATTTTTAAAGTGAGGTGAATACACATGACAAACCACGTTAATAAAGGAGCTCAAAAAAGCTCAGTAAATCAATTCGGGCACGATCCTAATTCAGCACACGAAAAGAGCGCTAAAATGGAACACTTCCATAAAGCACACCAAGAAAAAGCAAAAAAAGAGTAAACGAACTTATACACAAAATCGACGCACAGTTTATGTACTGTGCGTCTCCTCTTCGAGCATCAAATCCATACTCGATATTCCAATTAAATCATTTTTATCATAGGCATCTTCTTGCAACAACCGCATCGCCTGTGTACGAATTGATTTTTCAACAATATTCCGTACATACCGCCCATTACTAAACGATGTAATTTGCGACGAATACTTTACAGCATGTAAATGATCCCTAAATTTCCATTCAGCCTCTTTCGATAACTGATATTCACGCTCTTCATACATTCTTTTCCCAATTTCCAACAACTGATTTACCGAGTAATCCGCAAATTCAATAATAAATGGAAAACGAGATTGCAGCCCTGGATTTAATGAAAGAAAGTGATTCATCTCTCTTGAATATCCAGCTAAAATCAATACAAAACCATGTTGTTTATCTTCCATATGTTTTACAAGCGTATCAATTGCTTCTTTTCCCAAAGTCCTTCTCTCCTCCTCGAGCTAAAGAATACGCCTCATCAATAAACAAAATACCTCCCATTGCTTTTTTTATTAAGTCTCTTGTTTTTTGGGCTGTATGGCCGATGTACTCTCCTACAAGATCAGCACGTTCAGCTTCAACCAAGTGGCCTTTCGATAGAATATTCATCTCAAACAGCAATTTTCCTATCATTCTAGCAACTGTTGTCTTCCCCTGTACCTGGATTCCCTTTAAACAGCATATGAAGTACTTGCTTCTCTGACTTCAATCCCTTCTCTTGTCTTTTTTTATTCACATAAATCCAAGCATATATTTCTTTTATTATCTTTTTTATATCATCCATCCCAACAAGCTTCCCCATCTCTTCTTCAATTCTCTGCAGCATTTCATGTTTAATTGTAGTTTCATTTGAAATTACCGTTTTATTTTCTGCGGCTGGCAAAGAAATTTTCTTTCGATGGTTTAACACAATATTAATTTGATTATTGTTCTTCTTTCGCATCGATTGTTCCATACAATCACCTCATTTTATCCACTCACCAAATATTATTATTCCTGTCCCCCTTGTAAATGCCTATTTTCAGAAAAGTTTGCTATAATATAAGAAATAATTAAGGTGGTGGGACTATGGAGACAACGGAATTCCATGATACAATACAAGCCTTTTCTATTTTTTTATTGAATAAAGGCCGAAAACCCTCAACTATTAAACGTTATGTTTATGACGTTGAAGACTTCGGACATTGGTTAGAAAAAAACAAAAAGCTCCCTTCCAGTAATATATGGGCTACACTTTGTACAAAAGACTACGAAGATTACTTTTCCGATTTAAAAACGAATCGACATTACTCAGAAAAAACGATGCATCGTGTATTTATTGTACTAAATAGAATGCATCATTTTCTAAACATTCCTAATCCATTGAAAAATATGGAGATATCTATTCAACCAGACCGTACACTTCGTAACGAAGATTTCATTTCACCTGATGAAGAAAAAAGGTTAAAGTATATAGTCACTTCATTAGAAGGACTTTCAGAAAAACAACTTCCTGTGCGCCCCTTATTAATGGATCGCAATATTGCTATTTTAAATCTATTGATTGACTACGGTTTATCCTTACAGGAACTTACAGCATTAACAATGCATCACGTTCACTTTGAAACTAACACATTATCAATCCCAG
This DNA window, taken from Bacillus cereus ATCC 14579, encodes the following:
- a CDS encoding lysozyme family protein, giving the protein MSLLAASVKTKNLPQQVLRWQSMVESECSAQGVPELVPYVLGIIMVESGGNSETTPDIMQSSESQGWAMNTIKNPKDSIYYGVKHLKGAFDDAKKNGITDLSAIVQSYNFGRAYLRWLASNNKQHSLPVADLYSKTVVAPSLGNTTGAMVKYSNPIAVAYNGGYRYKNGGNFFYSEIVKQYVDFDGGTGGGVPQPEGIGFAKSKYPEGFGVNYHDKPHGSFQGRFTTAAEVLYWGAYWGADGDVWLDLGRSRWVKAEHYNYWPFKAVSKYPEGWGVNYYDGIDGPYKGRISSKAPVMIYARKEGWIDVGRNSWAPEEHFDILDIR
- a CDS encoding DnaD domain protein, which encodes MGIIRVKKDSNYSVINNTGLKDERLSWKAKGILAYALTLPDDWTFHISELARHAKDGEDSLRTGFKELKELGYVKRYPVRDGNTKKIARWDTEIYETPQRDMPQMENQDVVKPYEENQKLLNTNRLNTNKRNNNDYDDMDQLESRVFINERVKVSCNFIKGMGIPLSEIAIAELGSFCNLFSGELIQHAINKAVDENAPRWNYIKAILRNWKEQEVKTLVDVAILDRRFEMSKKKKYNGTGRKYSNRKEIVPDWLYKDDESTNLEEERKTVQSTDEERERLQEVLNKYRS
- a CDS encoding aminotransferase class I/II-fold pyridoxal phosphate-dependent enzyme; translation: MFDRLKNGEKIAPIVKEVESQITEVHKRADEVIESNQFRVLESFGKHKISDSHFIPTTGYGYDDIGRDTLEKVYADVFGAEAGLVRPQIISGTHAISTALFGILRPGDELLYITGKPYDTLEEIVGVRGKGVGSFKEYNIGYNAVPLTEGGLVDFEAVAAAIHSNTKMIGIQRSKGYATRPSFTISQIKEMIAFVKEIKPDVVVFVDNCYGEFIEEQEPCHVGADLMAGSLIKNPGGGIVKTGGYIVGKEQYVEACAYRLTSPGIGAEAGASLYSLQEMYQGFFLAPHVAGQALKGAIFTAAFLEKLGMNTSPAWNAPRTDLIQSVQFDDKDRMIAFCQAIQYASPINSHFTPYANYMPGYEDDVIMAAGTFIQGASIELSADGPIRPPYVAYVQGGLTYSHVKIAICSAIDELIEKNLLTIS
- a CDS encoding tyrosine-type recombinase/integrase, yielding METTEFHDTIQAFSIFLLNKGRKPSTIKRYVYDVEDFGHWLEKNKKLPSSNIWATLCTKDYEDYFSDLKTNRHYSEKTMHRVFIVLNRMHHFLNIPNPLKNMEISIQPDRTLRNEDFISPDEEKRLKYIVTSLEGLSEKQLPVRPLLMDRNIAILNLLIDYGLSLQELTALTMHHVHFETNTLSIPATAGVERTITLAKEDKKQLYNYYKSIPEPVRPKYHSDDPLFVAFDFNRGTYRWVYENDAPKALTEIAIQKMIRLEVARANLRKGISGQHFRNTYILNLIKKETPESEIIKLAGFKSKISLKRYYQYAENRKNALL
- a CDS encoding phage regulatory protein: MGQLIDSSVHSSLVFEVNGKVVTDSLVIAKIFKKNHFDVLKEIRKQIVYVGEEFGGENFHESTYFNSKNRRIPKYDLTEEAFTLLVMGYTSREAVGMKIKFMKEFKRMKQYIQNQQNVPKDPMGVLKLTFAALEGHTQQIQEIKSEVKGLRENTPLYAIECEEITRAVKSLGVMLLGGKNSNSYQDIGLRRKLYRDIYSQLHREFGVNSYKAIKRYHLDRAIQMINEEYSIPTVLNEEITVKNSQINMADIQ
- a CDS encoding DUF1492 domain-containing protein; this encodes MFEWLKDYKKLEEEIAYLEYNLDKSKAELKRWISGDLQNVRLTAESEGAKVEGRIEAIEYELAHKMNEEYDLKLLINKFTGLDHQILKMKYVDGMTLEQIAFELHYSTGYIRRKHAEIRKIVKFLDGF
- a CDS encoding LexA family protein, whose amino-acid sequence is MKKAEVVTRLIKEAGYSKRAFAEKIGLPPTTLQSMLSRGIGKASVDNVIKVCKGLGITTDDLERLATQEDNTVKEEVSIYETIQNDQSNIIYIPIIGSVAAGTPILAEENIEGYLPMLSTFLNKRKKYFYLTVKGTSMNLEFPDGSYVLVEETPYVENGQIAVVKVNGYDATVKKISKSGSIITLIPLSNDPIHEPKTYDLSAEDVKIIGRVVQAVKNY
- a CDS encoding trimeric intracellular cation channel family protein: MAWEIFSIIGTIAFALSGAIIAMEEDYDIFGVYILGMATAFGGGALRNLLIGYPIVAFWQQDMLFQIALLSMTIIFLFPNKLIRHWKKWENITDAIGLSAFAVQGALYAQKLNLPISATIVAAVLTGIGGGIIRDLLARRKPLVLRAEVYAFWTILAGFLIGAQIIVSDWALYILFILIVCFRMVSIHYKWHLPHRRIETKERSMHK
- the hflX gene encoding GTPase HflX: MEEKEKVILVGCQLPQDDDEKFMHSMKELASLAKTARAELLVSTTQKRPKFHPATYIGKGKLEELTMLTEELEPDVIVFNNELTPSQIRNLSSVLDARVIDRTQLILDIFAQRAKSREGKLQVELAQLQYTMPRLMGQGLSLSRLGGGIGTRGPGETKLETDRRHIRSRIDEIKKQLAVVVEHRKRYRERRKDNKVFQVSLIGYTNAGKSTLFNRLTEADTFEENLLFATLDPTTRKMPLPSGYTVLLTDTVGFIQDLPTSLIAAFRSTLEEAGEADVILHVVDSADPNYIGHEKTVKRLLSELEINHIPIITLYNKKDELHQNFIPFPKSDFLMTSAFEESDVLRIKEAIEMKMKKEMDRYRVEIPPSEGKLLTLLKTETLLAKMEFLEDKFVYDCAGYIFTHSSLNVQLKRFLVEEGENKNV
- the glnR gene encoding transcriptional repressor GlnR, coding for MKEDRRSAPLFPIGIVMDLTQLSARQIRYYEEHNLVSPTRTKGNRRLFSFNDVDKLLEIKDLLDQGLNMAGIKQVLLMKENQTEAVKVKEETKEISKTELRKILRDELQHTGRFNRTSLRQGDISRFFH